Genomic DNA from Haloarcula marina:
CCCTCCAGCACGGGACGGGACTCGGTCTGTGGCTGGTCAACTGGATCGTCACGCAGTACGGCGGGTCGTTCCAACTCGCGGGAGACGACGGGACTGTGGCGACGCTTCGCCTCCCGGCTATCGAGGACGGGCAGTCGGTCGCCGACGCCGCCCGCCGCCCCACCGTGCTGTTCCGGTGACTACGAGGTGACCGGGAAACCATTCTCCCGACGTCATGCAGTCTGGGTGTGATCGGCCCTCGTGAAACATACGACAGTCAGTCGGCACATTTTAGCCGACATGAATGCATGCCTGGATATGCGAATCGTCACGCTACTGGTCGTTCTGTTGCTCCTCTCTGGCTGCAGTCAGTTGTTCGAGCAGTCGTCGGGAGAGACGAACATACCCACTACTGACCGTCCCGATCGAACTACGACAGCGACCGACGACTCGGATCAACTGGGCCCGACCGAACCCACCCGCGAGGAGGGGGAATCGACGAGTAGCGATGCGACGCCCTCGACCGCCACGACCGACACCACGTTCTCGCCGGACAACATCGATACCGAGCGCATGCAAGTCTCCCTGTCAGAGCTTCCGGACGAGTTCTCGGTCGTTGGCGACACACTCGATCGCCGCGAGCAAGCGACCGGTGAGACCTACGTCCGGATGGAAGAACGCGGGGTCCAGTTACTGCACGAGCGGGCCTTTTCGGGCGAGGGCGATACTCGAACGGCCTACGTCTTCGCCTCGGTAGCGGTGTACGATGCGGAAGCGGATGCGGCCGGGTGGCTCCAGACACACCTCGAACAGATCGACGAGAACGGCGGCACTGTCCAGACACGCGACGTGACGCAATCGGAGACCGCCACGGCGGTCCGGTTCCAAAACGACCGTGGACTGCGGACCGTCGGCCTCTATCAGCGCCACTCCAACGTCGTGTTCTACGTTGCGGTCTCCGGCGACGAATACGACGATGAGATGGTCGAGCGACTGTTCGTCACCATGCGCAACGATTTCGACGCCGAATAGCCGTACCGACAGTGCTCAGTCGGCGCGCTGTGCTCGCTCACAGTTCCGAGAGTTCCGAAACGAGGGCAGACAGCCGTTCGAATTCGTCACAACCACGCAACTCCGGGTTTATCGATTCACAGGTCCGTATGAACTCCTCAGTCGCCCGAGCGAATTCGCGGACGATCGTGTCTCGGGGAACCGCTACCAGCTCGGAGCTGGAAATGGCGGATGCAATGTCTGACCCGCGGAAGAGCCCGATGTGGATGGCGTCGTCCTCCGGAATCAGTGCGAGTGTCACATTCGTCGCGTAGAATGTTGCTTCCTCTCTTTCACCGCTTGTGACAGCGTTCTTGAGTTTCTGTAGTATGTTTGCCAGATTGTAGTGGACATAATCGTCAACATGGTACGTATCGGTTTTTCCCGATGCTCCGCCGAGGTCTTGGCCACCGACGAGAACGCGAATGCCGGTCAGTGGATTGGGGTCGCCCGCAGATACTTGCTCCTGGAACTGGTCGCCGTACTGGATGTCGTACTCGAAAGACAGACTTCGCTCAATCAATGTTCCACCCAGTCTCTGGGCTCCAGTCTGCCGTCGGTCTTTCGGACTTGGGATACGCAGTGATCACGTCCCCGTCCGGCCCGGTAACGACTCTGATAGTCCCGATATCGTACTCGCCGGGATAGTCCTCGGGGTCGAGCGTGTACACTACCCCTGGACCATCGTCGCTGGTATCGATATCTCCGTCCCGTATCGTCCGTGCGATGAGTCGCTTGACTTCCTCGCGTGAGAGCTTTGCGTCCAATCGCTTGGTTACTCCGTCTCTAGTGATGCGCTGTCCGACCGGGAAGAAGTCGGTCGGCTTGTTGGTGCCCAACTCGCCGTCGATGTGACGGCCCTCGATGTGGGCCATACCCTTTTGCTCGGACCCCTCGGGAATCCATTTCGGTTCGCCGCCTCGTTTCGTCACCACGACAGCTTCTTGGATGTTTCCGCCGCTGTCCGCTATCTTCAGCAGGTCGTCCGCCGTCAGGTCCTGATCGACGAGCGGGTCGTCGGCCTTCGTCTCCAGTATCCCGAGCAGGCGTTGGACATCTGCCTGATCCATGTCACCGCTGTCGAGGAGTCGGTTGGTCCGCCGGATGGCGTCGCCGTCGAGTCGACCCGCGTTGTACTGTCGGACTGTGCGAGTGGCAGTCGGCCCGTCGAGGCGGTTCAGTAACGTCGCGCCCTGCTCGCCGGTGGCGGCGAGATAGCTGTTGAGGTCCCCGGAGCGTCGGAGTTCGCCGAGTTGTTCGCGCTTCTCAGGGTCGAGGTCGTCCAGCGCGTCGGGCGCGTCTCCGATATCGCTGCGCCCGTCCGTCTGTCGGCGGAACGCCCGTTGCTTCGCCGATTTCGAGAGGTCGCTGGCCTTGTTCGCGACCTTACTGAACTTCGAGGAGGTGGAGAACGCTTTGCTCGTCGCGCTCGCAGCGCCGCTGGACGCGACACTCGAGACGAGGAGGAACGATCCGTACCCGCCGTACCAGCCGTTGGCGAACGTCTCGTTCTCCACTTTCCCAGCGTCGTACGGATTGTCGGTGCGTTGGGCCTCGTTGATCTGCTGTGGAATCGCGGCCATGAGTTCCTCGATCAACCCCAGATCACGGATGATTTCCATGGCCAACGTGAACAGTTGGCTGAGATACTCGATGGGTTTGAGCAGCTGTTTGAACCCGTTTATCGTCTCCTCACCGCCGTAGATGAACCCCGAGACGACCCCCTCGTTGAGCGCGCGGCTGGTCGATTCGGTCCCGCCTTCCGTGACCTTCGAAGCCTCACATTGGTCCTCGGAGTTGTACCAGGCACACGGACCGGACGTGTAGTAGCTTCCGTCGTCGGCGACGAAATATTCCGAACCTCCACTCGAGGGGACGGTCATGTCTGCCTCCGTGACCTCGCCGTATATTTCGTCACGTACCATCGCGGTACCGTCGTCTCTGAAGGCCTCATCGACGACGCTTCGGACGTAGTTGTCGAGTCCCGTCGCCGATTCGTAGCGCGACGCCGGCACTTCGAGGTGGACGTTCGTGTATCCCTTCTCGAGGGACGTAATCGTGTTCAGAACGACCTCGTCGTTCTTCTTGACCCGGACGTAGTAGCGCCCCGGCGAGAGTCCCTCGTCGATTTCGAACCGTCCGTTCTGGTCGACGTAGGCCGATTCGTCGCCGACGAACACCTCGACGTCGGTGAGTCGCTCCCCGTCGGCGGTGACGCGCCCGCCCATCTGTGAGCGAGAAGGTAGCTCGATAGTCGCTCGCGTCGTCGCACCGCGACGAACGTCGACTCGCTTGATGTCGTCGACGCCGTATCCCTCAACCGCGTACTGGATCATCGTCGTCCAGCTATCGACTGGCCCGTCATCCGCACTGAACGTCGTCGACGGCGGCGTCAGCGGAATCGTCACGATGCCCGCGTCGTTGGTCGTGTGTGGTTTCGGTCCCGTGAGTCCGAGGCCGAGGTCCGCACCAGCGACGGGGTCGCCACTAGGAGTGACGACGGTGACCTGCACCAGCGTCGGCGCTTCCGTTACGGTCACCGATCGCTCGTCGACCACAGTCCCGTCTTCGCTGCGGAGTTCGACACCGATGGTCTGGTCACCAGCCCCTTCGTCGAGGACGACTTCGCGCGTGACGCGTCTCGTCTCCCCCGGCGGGACAGTGACTGGGCGGACTTCCAGCGTACTGGCCCCGGAGTCGTTGAAGTCGAGCGTAAACGTCGCCTCTGAAGCCGCGTCGTTTCGGATGGTGACCGGTATCGAGATTGGCTCGCCGACGGTGTACGTCGGAGGCGCGTCGACAGCACGGATCGAACCCGAGGCCCCGGTCTGTATCTCGACCGAACGATCCGAGCCCGATTCGAGTGTCACCGAACGCGTCGTCGCCACGCCGCTGGCAACGACTTCGAGGGTGACCGTCCCGGCTGGCACATCAGCGAGACGGAACTGCCCGCTTCGGTCGACGCCGGTCTCGCGTCCATCTACTGTGACTGTCGCGTCAGTGACGGGCGCGCCGCTGGCGTCGACGACCACGCCGCTAAGGGTGGCGTTCGCGGTGGCCAGCGTGCGGGTGTAGGTGACTGTCTGCCCACGCTCGGGCGATGCTTCGACCGCCAGTTCGCGCAGCCCATCGGACGGGGCCGTCAGCTCGACTGCGACCGTCCGGGTGTCAGACTCCGGGACAGCGACGGTTCGCGAGGCGGTTCGCTCGCCGAGTGCGACTCGTACCGTGACGTCCGTCGCCTGCGCTCCAGCGCTCGCGAGCGTGACCGCAACTGTCGTCGAATCGCCGGGAACGACTCGGTCCGGTGTCACGTCGACCGACTCGATGGTGACGGTGTCGGACGAAATCGTGATGTCGTCCTGTGAGCGAAGCGTCTCGATTCGGTCGACACGCCCGCTATCGGCGATGCGTTCGACCGTGAGCACGCCGTCGTAAGACCCGGAAGGCGCGTCGTCCGGAACGGTGCTGTCGACCGCTATTGTCCGCCGCTCGCCCGGACGGAGGTCCACGTCACGGACGGCCCGCTCACCGCTCTCACGCGTCTGGACGCCTTCGAGTGCGAATCGCACCCCGAGCGTCGCCGTCGCCGTGCCGGTGTTCTCGACGGTCACCGACCCCGGTATCGTCTCGCCTCGGTAGTACGTCCCAGTCGGAATCTCGTGGTCGACGACCACGACGTTGGTGGTTCCCGATACGTCGAACGCGTTGGTGAGCGTCGACTCGTCCACTCGCTCGTCCGTCGCCGCGGAGCGATAGACTGCGGTGCCCGCGTCGTATTCACCGGCCGGCGCGTCGTCGGGGAGCACCACGTCGAGCGTCACCGTCCGCTCGCTGTTTGGTGATAGCTCGACCACCCGACCTTCCCCGGCGACCCAGATGCCATCGGGGAGTCGCAGACTGGCGTCGGCGTAGAACGACGCCCCTGCGCGACCGTCGTTCGCGAGCGTCACTTCGACCGGGACTTGTTCCCCCGGGCCGAACGACTGTCCTGTAACAGTTTGTTCGACGATGGTCACGCTGGCCGTCGGTTCCTCGACGACGAACGCGTCGCGTTCTTCGCTGCCACCGAACCGCTCGTCCTTGGCGTCCGATCGGAAGACGGCTGATCCGACGGTGTAACTGCCCTCGCTGGCATCGTCGGGCACCGTGGCGTCGAGCGTGACGGTCTGCTGGGCACCGGGGCGTAATTCGACGGTCGTGCCTTCGCCGGTGACCCAATCTCCGTTGGGCCGTTGGAGGCTGGCGTCGACGTAGAACTCGTGAGTCGTGTCTCCCGTGTTCTCGACGGTCACGTCGACGGGCACCCTCTCACCTGGCGCGTACGTACCGCCAGCGTCGGTGGTAGTGATGGCGGCGTCGGTCGTCGGTTCCTCGACGACGAATGCATCGCGCTCTTCGTCACCGCCGAACTTCTCGTCCTTGTTACTCGACCGGAACACACCCGCGCCGACGGTGTACCTGCCTTCGGCAGCGTCGTCGGGTACGGTGGCGTCGAGTGTGACCGTTCTCTGGGCACCCGGTCTGAGTCCGACGGTCGTGCCTTCACCGGTGACCCAGTTGCCGTTCGGGCGCTGGAGACTGGCGTCGACGTAGAAATCGCGGGTCGTCTCACCCGTGTTCTCGACCGTTACGTCGATCGGAACGTTCTCTCCGGGCGCATAGGTACCGCCAGCGTCGGTGTGGGTGATAGCGGCGTCGGTCGTCGGTTCGTCGACGACGAACGCGTCGGCGACGCCGTACCCGTCGTATCGGTCGGTCTTGCGACTGGTGCGGTAGATAGCGCTTCCCGCACCGTAGGTCCCCTCGTCCGCGTCATCGGGCAGTCGGACCTCGAGAGCGACCGCCTCTCGCTCGCCCGGGGAGAGTCGCGGCGTTG
This window encodes:
- a CDS encoding NEW3 domain-containing protein, producing MIAEGEDRSRGWVVSVFMAVLVVLATVTAPVSVAGSSVADSCREINGHRYCLVDVWTEQGTVAPGQSVNVHAVVENRGSKQGSISTYLGIRRPDGSKTYPSGDKAYDIAVGERVRLDYTAEIPSDAPEGDYELTVDVWTGNDAEMFDTSGWLQQFSVEEPTIDAVTSTDAAGTYAPGEDVPIDVTVENTGDTTHEFYVDASLQRPNGDWVTGEGTTVELRPGAQQTVTLDATVPDDADEGSYTVGSAVFYSSAKDERFGGSQERDAFVVDEPTTDAAVTATTASGTYTPGERVPIDVTVENTGDTTHEFYVDASLQRPNGDWVTGEGTTVGLRPGAQQTVTLDATVPDGADEGSYTVGSGVFHSSAKDERYDYGSERDAVTVDEPTTAAAIVGQTVDGGTFRPGETVPMEVTVENTGDTTHEFYVDASLQRPNGDWVTGEAATPRLSPGEREAVALEVRLPDDADEGTYGAGSAIYRTSRKTDRYDGYGVADAFVVDEPTTDAAITHTDAGGTYAPGENVPIDVTVENTGETTRDFYVDASLQRPNGNWVTGEGTTVGLRPGAQRTVTLDATVPDDAAEGRYTVGAGVFRSSNKDEKFGGDEERDAFVVEEPTTDAAITTTDAGGTYAPGERVPVDVTVENTGDTTHEFYVDASLQRPNGDWVTGEGTTVELRPGAQQTVTLDATVPDDASEGSYTVGSAVFRSDAKDERFGGSEERDAFVVEEPTASVTIVEQTVTGQSFGPGEQVPVEVTLANDGRAGASFYADASLRLPDGIWVAGEGRVVELSPNSERTVTLDVVLPDDAPAGEYDAGTAVYRSAATDERVDESTLTNAFDVSGTTNVVVVDHEIPTGTYYRGETIPGSVTVENTGTATATLGVRFALEGVQTRESGERAVRDVDLRPGERRTIAVDSTVPDDAPSGSYDGVLTVERIADSGRVDRIETLRSQDDITISSDTVTIESVDVTPDRVVPGDSTTVAVTLASAGAQATDVTVRVALGERTASRTVAVPESDTRTVAVELTAPSDGLRELAVEASPERGQTVTYTRTLATANATLSGVVVDASGAPVTDATVTVDGRETGVDRSGQFRLADVPAGTVTLEVVASGVATTRSVTLESGSDRSVEIQTGASGSIRAVDAPPTYTVGEPISIPVTIRNDAASEATFTLDFNDSGASTLEVRPVTVPPGETRRVTREVVLDEGAGDQTIGVELRSEDGTVVDERSVTVTEAPTLVQVTVVTPSGDPVAGADLGLGLTGPKPHTTNDAGIVTIPLTPPSTTFSADDGPVDSWTTMIQYAVEGYGVDDIKRVDVRRGATTRATIELPSRSQMGGRVTADGERLTDVEVFVGDESAYVDQNGRFEIDEGLSPGRYYVRVKKNDEVVLNTITSLEKGYTNVHLEVPASRYESATGLDNYVRSVVDEAFRDDGTAMVRDEIYGEVTEADMTVPSSGGSEYFVADDGSYYTSGPCAWYNSEDQCEASKVTEGGTESTSRALNEGVVSGFIYGGEETINGFKQLLKPIEYLSQLFTLAMEIIRDLGLIEELMAAIPQQINEAQRTDNPYDAGKVENETFANGWYGGYGSFLLVSSVASSGAASATSKAFSTSSKFSKVANKASDLSKSAKQRAFRRQTDGRSDIGDAPDALDDLDPEKREQLGELRRSGDLNSYLAATGEQGATLLNRLDGPTATRTVRQYNAGRLDGDAIRRTNRLLDSGDMDQADVQRLLGILETKADDPLVDQDLTADDLLKIADSGGNIQEAVVVTKRGGEPKWIPEGSEQKGMAHIEGRHIDGELGTNKPTDFFPVGQRITRDGVTKRLDAKLSREEVKRLIARTIRDGDIDTSDDGPGVVYTLDPEDYPGEYDIGTIRVVTGPDGDVITAYPKSERPTADWSPETGWNID